From a single Georhizobium profundi genomic region:
- the wrbA gene encoding NAD(P)H:quinone oxidoreductase, producing the protein MAKVLVLYYSTWGHIEQMAHAVAEGARKGGAEVTVKRVPELVPDDVAKAYHYKLEQEAPIASPNELADYDAIIFGTPTRYGNMAAQMKNFLDQTGALWAEGKLVGKVGSAFTSSATQHGGQETTLTSFHTVLLHHGMVIVGLPYAFQGQMGVEEVKGGSPYGATTIAAGDGSRQPSTIELDGARYQGEHVAKIAAKLA; encoded by the coding sequence ATGGCCAAGGTGCTCGTACTTTATTACTCGACCTGGGGACACATCGAGCAGATGGCGCATGCCGTCGCGGAAGGCGCACGCAAGGGCGGCGCCGAGGTGACCGTCAAGCGCGTGCCCGAACTCGTGCCCGACGATGTCGCCAAGGCCTATCACTACAAGCTCGAACAGGAGGCGCCGATCGCGTCGCCGAACGAGCTCGCCGACTACGACGCGATCATCTTCGGTACGCCCACCCGCTACGGGAACATGGCCGCGCAGATGAAGAACTTCCTCGACCAGACCGGCGCGCTTTGGGCCGAAGGCAAGCTTGTCGGCAAAGTCGGCTCGGCCTTCACCTCGTCGGCCACACAGCATGGTGGCCAGGAAACCACGCTGACCAGCTTCCACACGGTGCTGCTGCACCACGGGATGGTCATCGTTGGTCTGCCCTATGCCTTCCAGGGCCAGATGGGCGTGGAAGAAGTCAAGGGCGGCTCACCTTACGGTGCCACGACGATTGCAGCTGGCGACGGTTCGCGCCAGCCTTCCACCATCGAGCTCGACGGTGCGCGCTATCAGGGCGAGCACGTCGCAAAGATCGCGGCCAAGCTCGCTTAA
- the moaA gene encoding GTP 3',8-cyclase MoaA produces MIDPFGRAISYLRVSVTDRCDFRCTYCMAENMTFLPKKDLLSLEELDRLCTVFIEKGVRRLRLTGGEPLVRKNIMHLIRDLSRHLKSGALEELTLTTNGSQLSRFAAELAECGVRRINVSLDTLDPDKFRQITRWGELSRVLEGIEAAQAAGIHVKINAVALKGFNDAEIPEMIRWAHGKGMDMTVIETMPMGEIDEDRTDHYLPLSLLRADLARQFTMIDISYKTGGPARYVEIAETGGRLGFITPMTHNFCESCNRVRLTCTGTLFMCLGQEDAADLRAALRASEGNGLVSDAIDEAIGRKPKGHDFVIDRRNNRPAVSRHMSVTGG; encoded by the coding sequence ATGATCGATCCTTTCGGTCGCGCAATCAGCTATCTACGCGTGTCGGTGACGGATCGTTGCGACTTCCGCTGCACCTATTGCATGGCGGAGAACATGACGTTTCTCCCGAAGAAGGACCTGCTGTCGCTCGAGGAACTCGACCGCCTCTGCACGGTGTTCATCGAAAAGGGCGTCCGCAGGCTGCGTCTCACCGGCGGCGAGCCGCTGGTGCGTAAGAACATCATGCATCTCATCCGCGATCTCTCGCGGCACCTGAAATCCGGTGCTCTCGAGGAATTGACGCTGACCACAAACGGCTCGCAGCTCTCGCGTTTTGCCGCTGAGCTCGCCGAATGTGGTGTGCGCCGCATCAACGTATCTCTCGATACGCTTGACCCCGACAAGTTTCGCCAGATCACCCGCTGGGGCGAGCTTTCGCGCGTTCTGGAAGGCATCGAAGCGGCCCAGGCGGCTGGCATTCACGTCAAGATCAATGCCGTGGCGCTCAAGGGTTTCAACGACGCCGAAATACCCGAGATGATCCGCTGGGCCCATGGCAAGGGCATGGACATGACGGTCATCGAAACGATGCCAATGGGCGAGATCGACGAGGATCGGACCGACCACTATCTGCCGCTCTCGCTGCTGCGCGCCGACCTTGCCCGGCAGTTCACGATGATCGACATTTCCTACAAGACCGGCGGCCCGGCGCGATACGTCGAAATTGCCGAAACCGGCGGCCGCTTGGGCTTCATCACGCCGATGACCCACAATTTCTGCGAAAGCTGCAACCGGGTGCGCCTCACCTGCACGGGAACGCTGTTCATGTGCCTCGGCCAGGAAGATGCCGCAGATCTTCGTGCCGCATTGCGCGCCTCCGAAGGCAACGGTCTCGTCTCCGATGCGATCGACGAAGCGATCGGCCGCAAGCCGAAGGGTCATGACTTCGTCATCGACCGGCGCAACAATCGCCCGGCCGTTTCCCGCCACATGAGCGTCACGGGCGGCTGA
- a CDS encoding GGDEF domain-containing protein, producing MNQTARRPAPGDIATRIAISMRRLNIPGLPRNYELVYEAFAGSDPALTRAFVALGTSPTQADLDALGRQFLVHHHGQGIVADAQETISRNIEECLQLLRREQSKLENYGRTLGRANAEMVDPESLRVDIIRNFITILTTATDSTISDSRTVINGMVGHASEITRVRNELDEYKRMAHTDVMTQLSNRRAFDDMMAQIYSDQKSAMYFALVIADIDKFKRINDTFGHPVGDKVIKLIGSLFRAALRKDVFIARTGGEEFGFILAGTTAAETMSIANRIRTTVEQTPFVNQRTGTDYGPVTLSMGVCMAADAENESDLYRKADAALYASKNAGRNRVTMHMPGADGELSEARAMYRKISA from the coding sequence ATGAACCAGACAGCTAGACGCCCGGCGCCCGGAGACATTGCGACTCGCATCGCCATATCCATGCGCCGGCTCAATATCCCTGGTCTGCCCCGCAATTACGAACTCGTCTACGAAGCTTTTGCTGGCTCCGATCCGGCCCTGACCCGGGCTTTCGTGGCGCTCGGCACCAGCCCGACCCAGGCCGATCTCGATGCGCTCGGACGGCAGTTCCTCGTTCACCACCACGGCCAGGGCATCGTTGCCGATGCGCAGGAGACGATTTCTCGCAACATCGAGGAATGCCTGCAACTGCTTCGACGCGAACAGTCCAAGCTTGAAAACTATGGTCGCACGCTTGGCCGTGCGAATGCCGAGATGGTCGACCCGGAATCCCTGCGCGTCGACATCATCCGCAACTTCATCACCATTCTCACCACGGCGACCGACAGCACGATCAGCGATTCGCGCACCGTCATAAATGGCATGGTCGGCCATGCCAGCGAAATCACCCGCGTCCGCAACGAGTTGGACGAGTACAAGCGCATGGCCCATACCGATGTCATGACGCAGTTGTCCAATCGCCGGGCATTCGACGACATGATGGCGCAGATCTACAGCGATCAGAAATCGGCGATGTATTTTGCCCTCGTGATTGCCGACATCGACAAGTTCAAGCGCATCAACGATACGTTCGGCCACCCGGTCGGCGACAAGGTCATCAAGCTTATCGGCAGCCTCTTTCGGGCGGCATTGCGCAAGGATGTCTTCATCGCACGCACCGGCGGCGAGGAGTTCGGCTTCATCCTGGCCGGTACGACTGCGGCCGAGACGATGAGCATCGCCAACCGCATCCGCACGACGGTGGAACAGACGCCCTTCGTCAACCAGCGCACCGGCACCGACTACGGCCCGGTCACCCTCTCCATGGGCGTCTGCATGGCCGCGGATGCCGAAAACGAGAGCGACCTCTACCGCAAGGCCGACGCCGCGCTTTACGCGTCGAAAAATGCCGGACGCAATCGCGTCACTATGCACATGCCGGGCGCTGACGGCGAATTGTCCGAAGCACGCGCCATGTACCGGAAGATTTCCGCCTGA
- a CDS encoding competence/damage-inducible protein A, producing the protein MSEKPNDAAATDTVTAAMLAIGDELLSGRTKDRNIGHLADMMTAAGIDLKEVRIVSDDHDAIVEAVRALSKRYTYLFTSGGIGPTHDDITADAIADAVGRECTHDPAAMALLADHYAGRGLEFTEARQRMARMPIGAAHIGNPVSKAPGFIVDNIHVMAGVPSVFQAMLDNVMPTLKTGAKIHSLSVACPYGEGDIGGPLAAIQKAHSNVVIGSYPRYDGKRFSTEIVARSRDLQAAQAAQDAIAAMIDAIVPND; encoded by the coding sequence ATGAGCGAAAAGCCGAACGACGCAGCCGCAACGGACACGGTCACCGCAGCCATGCTGGCGATCGGCGATGAGCTTTTGTCCGGCCGCACAAAAGACCGCAATATCGGCCATCTCGCCGACATGATGACGGCCGCCGGGATCGACCTCAAGGAAGTGCGCATCGTCTCCGATGATCACGACGCGATCGTCGAGGCCGTGCGGGCCCTGTCCAAGCGCTACACCTATCTCTTCACATCCGGTGGAATCGGCCCCACCCATGACGACATCACCGCCGATGCCATCGCGGATGCCGTCGGGCGGGAATGCACCCATGATCCCGCGGCAATGGCACTTCTGGCTGACCATTATGCCGGCCGCGGGCTGGAATTCACCGAGGCGCGACAGCGCATGGCGCGCATGCCGATCGGCGCCGCCCATATCGGAAACCCGGTCTCGAAGGCGCCGGGCTTCATCGTGGACAACATTCACGTCATGGCCGGCGTGCCGTCCGTCTTCCAGGCGATGCTGGACAACGTCATGCCGACATTGAAGACCGGAGCGAAGATCCACTCGCTGTCGGTCGCCTGCCCCTATGGCGAAGGCGATATCGGTGGCCCGTTGGCGGCGATCCAGAAGGCACATTCGAACGTCGTCATCGGCTCCTACCCACGGTACGACGGCAAGCGCTTCTCCACCGAGATCGTCGCACGCTCCCGTGATCTTCAAGCCGCGCAGGCCGCACAGGATGCCATCGCGGCCATGATCGACGCGATTGTCCCTAACGACTGA
- a CDS encoding vWA domain-containing protein: MAIDYTRALSFRSHAANAADAATLAAASKLALGDFSEDDARELAEVFFFAQLSQSSSVKTTELASLNPQIVAELDEARGGRTAEVRLTVDGAVQMMFPSWLIPGDSLSFHTESVSVSSSETHSAFSMMLVLDQSGSMNGCQASEYEFLCSWLRQPTRLATLKRAVANLSQQLTTADPQTQYVRMGITTYAEEKKSERQPAWGTASTSQFVQSIRASGGTNSSQAFDAAYKSVIRDRERSEHRARNGQEKPARIILFMTDGENNYASDTRYTLNRCADAKQADVIIYSVAFEATRGGQAMLRECASSADHYFEAATADQLMAAFERIGAEAANLLVRVAR, translated from the coding sequence TTGGCTATCGACTACACGCGAGCACTCTCCTTCCGCAGCCACGCCGCCAACGCGGCCGATGCGGCAACGCTTGCTGCGGCGTCGAAGCTCGCGCTTGGCGACTTCAGCGAAGACGACGCCAGGGAGCTCGCCGAAGTCTTCTTCTTCGCGCAGTTGAGCCAGAGCAGCTCGGTAAAAACGACAGAACTCGCCTCGCTCAACCCGCAGATCGTGGCCGAACTGGATGAAGCCCGCGGCGGGCGTACGGCAGAAGTCCGTCTCACCGTCGATGGCGCCGTTCAGATGATGTTTCCGAGCTGGCTGATACCCGGCGACAGCCTCTCTTTTCACACCGAAAGCGTGTCGGTCAGTTCGAGTGAGACCCACAGCGCATTTTCGATGATGCTCGTGCTCGACCAGTCGGGATCGATGAATGGGTGCCAGGCTTCCGAATATGAATTCCTTTGCAGCTGGCTCAGACAGCCTACCCGTCTCGCCACCTTGAAGCGCGCTGTCGCCAATCTAAGTCAGCAACTCACGACTGCGGATCCTCAGACCCAGTATGTCCGGATGGGGATCACCACCTATGCGGAAGAAAAGAAGTCCGAACGCCAGCCCGCTTGGGGTACGGCTAGCACATCGCAGTTCGTGCAGTCGATCCGCGCAAGCGGCGGCACCAATTCATCCCAAGCCTTCGATGCTGCCTACAAATCCGTGATCCGCGACCGCGAGCGCAGCGAACACAGGGCCCGCAATGGACAGGAAAAGCCCGCCCGCATCATCCTCTTCATGACCGATGGTGAAAACAATTATGCGTCGGATACGCGCTACACACTCAACCGTTGCGCCGATGCAAAGCAGGCAGACGTCATCATCTACTCGGTGGCATTCGAAGCCACCCGCGGCGGTCAAGCCATGCTGAGGGAATGTGCGTCGAGCGCCGATCACTATTTCGAAGCGGCCACTGCCGATCAACTCATGGCGGCTTTCGAGCGCATCGGCGCCGAGGCTGCAAATCTTCTCGTCCGGGTCGCGCGCTGA
- a CDS encoding MFS transporter — MAGLIALSLSYILSQFFRSFLAVLTPTLSTDLGMTNAQLSLASGIWFVTFALMQFAVGTWLDRYGPRRTASMLLAVGGAGGAMIFATAETPGMIILAMALIGIGCSPLLMASLFIFARLYSPLRFAVFASWFIAVGNAGNVLGAAPLAASVEFFGWRTSMAALGAISLMVAVAIFVLVRDPDKLESDGQSSGLRGYIDLLKMPVLWAIIPLTAVNYAPAATIRGLWAGPYLDQVYGAGSLLIGNVALAMAIAMVIGSFAYGPLDTMLRTRKWVAFGGNAASFSILVALVLVPMPPFAFAAAALVAIGLFGTSYGVLMAHARAFFPAHLTGRGVTLMNFFSIGGAGLIQFATGPVFGSAYDGANPASAYSTLFGFYALLLAIGLAIYIFSRDARPGERVSSSVAR; from the coding sequence ATGGCCGGACTGATTGCGCTCTCGCTGTCTTATATCCTGTCCCAGTTCTTCCGGTCGTTTCTGGCGGTACTGACGCCGACGCTCTCGACCGATCTCGGGATGACCAATGCGCAATTGTCGCTGGCCTCGGGAATCTGGTTCGTCACCTTCGCGCTCATGCAGTTTGCAGTGGGCACCTGGCTCGATCGCTATGGCCCGCGGCGGACGGCGTCTATGCTTCTGGCTGTTGGCGGTGCGGGTGGGGCGATGATCTTCGCAACGGCCGAAACGCCAGGCATGATCATTCTGGCCATGGCGCTGATCGGCATCGGCTGCTCGCCGCTTCTGATGGCATCGCTGTTCATCTTTGCGCGACTGTACTCACCGCTGCGCTTTGCCGTCTTTGCCTCCTGGTTCATCGCGGTCGGCAATGCCGGCAATGTCCTCGGCGCCGCGCCGCTCGCCGCCTCGGTGGAGTTCTTCGGCTGGCGAACATCCATGGCGGCGCTTGGCGCGATCAGCCTCATGGTGGCGGTTGCGATCTTCGTGCTGGTGCGCGATCCGGACAAGCTCGAATCCGATGGCCAGTCGAGCGGACTGAGGGGATATATCGACCTTTTGAAGATGCCGGTTCTCTGGGCGATCATCCCGCTTACCGCCGTCAACTACGCGCCGGCGGCGACGATCCGTGGCTTGTGGGCGGGGCCTTATCTGGACCAGGTTTACGGCGCCGGGTCGCTGCTCATCGGAAATGTCGCGCTCGCCATGGCAATCGCCATGGTCATCGGAAGCTTCGCTTATGGCCCGCTCGATACCATGCTGCGCACCCGCAAATGGGTCGCGTTCGGCGGCAATGCGGCGAGTTTCTCCATTCTCGTTGCGCTGGTCCTGGTGCCAATGCCACCCTTCGCGTTCGCCGCTGCCGCGCTGGTCGCGATCGGGCTGTTCGGCACGAGCTATGGCGTCCTCATGGCGCATGCGCGGGCGTTTTTCCCGGCACATTTGACCGGGCGTGGCGTGACGCTGATGAACTTCTTCTCGATCGGCGGCGCAGGGCTCATCCAGTTCGCCACGGGGCCGGTTTTCGGTTCCGCCTATGATGGCGCCAACCCTGCATCGGCCTATTCGACGCTGTTCGGCTTCTACGCGCTGCTGCTCGCCATCGGGCTTGCGATCTACATATTCTCGCGCGATGCGAGGCCCGGCGAGCGGGTGAGCTCCAGCGTCGCCAGATAG
- a CDS encoding gamma-butyrobetaine hydroxylase-like domain-containing protein → MSATEQSQDAPQELRVSKDRKLLTVRFGDAEAYALEAELLRVCSPSAEVQGHGPGQAITVYGKRDVAIMTIDSVGHYAIRITFDDMHNSGIFSWPFLRELGRERETRWADYLADLDARGLSRDPVRPVRRN, encoded by the coding sequence ATGAGCGCGACCGAGCAAAGCCAGGACGCTCCACAGGAGTTGCGCGTATCCAAGGATCGGAAGCTTCTGACCGTGCGCTTCGGTGATGCCGAGGCCTATGCGCTAGAGGCGGAACTGCTTCGGGTCTGCTCGCCGTCTGCGGAAGTGCAGGGCCATGGTCCCGGACAGGCCATCACGGTGTATGGCAAGCGCGACGTCGCCATCATGACGATCGACTCGGTCGGGCATTATGCGATCCGGATCACCTTCGACGACATGCACAATTCCGGGATATTCTCCTGGCCGTTCCTGCGGGAACTGGGGCGCGAGCGGGAAACACGATGGGCCGATTATCTGGCCGACCTCGACGCCAGAGGCTTATCGCGCGATCCGGTGCGCCCGGTCAGGCGAAACTAG
- a CDS encoding alpha/beta hydrolase: protein MRRLLLLLAAVIFVLFVLWTLGPRPDVDTTVSFEAASIDADLDAYLERTEAAFGDIRPNQSKQIVWADPAAKLPTPISLVYVHGFSASPTEVRPLPDLVAQSLGVNLFFTRLSGHGRTGDAMAEATVNQWVNDLAEAIGIGRRLGDRVVLMGTSTGATLVTWAMTQPNLADDVAATVMISPNFGLAASGSGILTMPWGGPLADLLIGSSRSFTPRNAAHEANWTTTYPTAALLPMAALVDLAAQAPIESIEVPTLFVYSEGDTIVRPDKTAAISARWGAPTETLLVTESDDPQNHVVAGDIISPSTTASLAGEILDYLATLELTRSPGLASRENM, encoded by the coding sequence ATGCGACGGCTGCTTCTCCTGCTCGCTGCAGTCATCTTCGTCCTCTTCGTGCTGTGGACGCTCGGCCCGCGTCCTGACGTCGATACCACCGTAAGCTTCGAAGCGGCGTCGATCGACGCCGATCTGGATGCTTATCTGGAGCGCACGGAGGCCGCCTTCGGTGACATCCGGCCGAACCAGAGCAAGCAGATCGTGTGGGCCGACCCCGCAGCGAAACTGCCGACACCCATTTCCCTCGTCTACGTCCATGGCTTCTCGGCCTCGCCGACGGAGGTGCGCCCGCTGCCGGATCTGGTTGCGCAGTCGCTTGGCGTCAATCTGTTCTTTACGCGATTGTCCGGCCACGGCCGGACCGGCGATGCGATGGCCGAGGCCACGGTGAATCAATGGGTGAACGATCTCGCGGAAGCCATTGGAATCGGACGCCGTTTGGGCGATCGCGTCGTCTTGATGGGCACATCGACGGGCGCAACGCTCGTCACCTGGGCGATGACCCAGCCGAACCTCGCCGACGATGTCGCGGCTACCGTGATGATTTCACCGAACTTCGGTCTCGCCGCATCCGGCTCCGGCATCCTCACAATGCCGTGGGGTGGCCCGCTGGCGGACCTTCTGATCGGGAGCTCGCGCAGCTTCACGCCCAGAAATGCGGCGCATGAAGCGAACTGGACCACCACCTACCCGACGGCTGCACTCTTGCCGATGGCCGCGCTTGTGGATCTGGCGGCGCAAGCGCCCATCGAATCGATCGAGGTCCCCACGCTCTTCGTCTATTCCGAGGGAGATACCATCGTTCGTCCGGACAAGACGGCTGCGATATCGGCCCGTTGGGGCGCACCGACGGAGACCTTGCTGGTGACAGAGAGCGACGATCCGCAGAACCATGTGGTCGCCGGCGACATCATCTCACCGTCCACCACCGCGTCGCTTGCAGGGGAGATCCTCGACTATCTGGCGACGCTGGAGCTCACCCGCTCGCCGGGCCTCGCATCGCGCGAGAATATGTAG